CATTGGCAAGGCTGGGGAACCATCCCAGGCCAACCGAAAAGATGAGGATCAGGATATAGGCGATGAAAAATTCAGGGAATGAAATCGCGGCCAACGTAGAGCTTGAAAGCACCCGATCAAAGACAGAGCCGTTGTAAAGCGCTGCCAGCATGCCTGAAACAACAGCGATGGGCACGGCGATTGCAGCGGCATAACCAGCTAGAAAAAAGGTGTTCGCAACCCGGTGACCGATCAGCTCTGAAATGGGCCGTTGGTTTGCCAGCGAAATCCCGAAGTCCCCGGTAAGTGCGCCTCCCAACCAGGAAAAGTAGCGCTCATGGACAGGACGGTTGAGGTCAAACTTTTCCCGGAACGCAGCCAAACTCTCTTCGGTCGCCGCCTGGCCCAACATTTCTGTTGCAATATCGCCGGGTAGCAATTCGATCGCTGCAAAAATGATGATCGTAACAATCCATAAGGTCAGGAGCCCGATCAACAAACGCTTAAGAATTATTGACAGAATTGAGTTCATAATCACACTTTTGTCTGAGTAAAGTTGCTTATGTCTAGGTTTATACTAAGATGGTGGTGCTCTGTATATGTTGGCTACAGCAGGTCCGCTGGATGACTATTTAGCTTTGCTAAAACGCGAAGCTACCTTTAGGACACTTGGGTCAAGATTAGATCTGCGGTAATGCAGAATAAAGTAGTCATATTGCCAGAGAGGCGGTGCGCGGTGAAAGCCACTTACAAAGATGTGAAATCCGACATCCTGTCGAAAATCACCAAGGGAGAATGGGCACCGGGCAGCCTTGTTCCCAATGAAGTCGATCTGGCTGCGACTTACGGCTGCGCACGGGCCACCGTAAACCGTGCGATGCGCGAGTTAGCGGATGATGGATTGATTGAACGGCGGCGAAAGGCAGGCACTCGGGTTCGGATGACGCCGATCCGGCAAGCGCGGTTTGATATTCCTATCGTGCGTGCCGAGATCGAAGAAAAAGGCGCAGAATATCGCTATTCTCTTGTTAGCAGTTCCATTGAACCGGCACCGGATTGGTTGCGTGCACGGTTAAAATTGTCCGACAAAAGCAAAGTTTTGCGGTTGGTTTGTATGCATTATGCCGACGGCGATCCGTATCAGCATGAAGATAGATGGATAAGTCTTACCAGCTTACCGCAGGCGCAGACGGTTGATTTTTCAGACGTAGGACCGAATGAGTGGTTGGTGTCGACCATCCCATTTTCAGACGTTGAAATCAGTTTTTCGGCAGGATTGGCAGATCAAAGGCTGACAGACTATCTTACCTGCGCCATTGGCGATCCGGTCTTTACCATTGAGCGATCAACATGGTGGGAAGGTCATGCGGTCACATACGTCCGGTTGACGTATAGACCCGGTCACCGATTAACGACCCGTTACTAAACATGCATTGCGCCACTGTCATCATCTGACAGCGGCGCAATATTTCTCACAAAATGCCGGGCAGGTTCAGGCCGTTTTCGCGCGCGCAATCCAATGCCTCGTCATATCCCGCATCCGCATGGCGCATGACACCCGTGGCCGGGTCGTTCCATAGTACACGCGCAATACGGCGGTCTGCGTCTTCGGTCCCGTCACAGCAGATCACCATGCCGGAGTGTTGCGAGAAGCCCATGCCAACGCCGCCACCGTGGTGCAGCGATACCCATGTGGCACCGGATGCAGTGTTCAGCAGCGCGTTCAACAATGGCCAATCTGATACAGCGTCAGAGCCGTCTTTCATCGCCTCGGTTTCACGGTTTGGCGACGCGACAGAGCCAGAGTCGAGGTGGTCACGGCCAATCACGATCGGCGCCGACAGCTCTCCGGTACGGACCATTTCATTGAAGGCCAAGCCCAATTTGTGACGCACACCTAGACCAACCCAGCAAATACGCGCGGGCAGACCTTGGAAGGCAATCCGTTCGCGTGCCATATCAAGCCAGTTATGCAGATGTTTGTCCTCAGACAGGATTTCTTTGACCTTGGCATCCGTTTTGTAGATGTCTTCGGGGTCGCCCGAGAGGGCCGCCCAACGGAACGGACCAACGCCACGACAGAAAAGTGGACGGATGTAAGCCGGTACAAAACCGGGGAATGCGAAAGCGTTTTCAAGCCCTTCCTCAAGTGCGACCTGACGGATGTTATTGCCGTAATCCAGTGTCGGTACGCCAGCGTTCCAGAAATCTACCATCGCCGCAACGTGGACCTTCATCGAGGCGCGTGCAGCTTTTTCGACCGCCTTAGGATCGCTTTCGCGCTTGTCCTTCCACTGCGCCATCGTCCAACCCTGCGGCAGGTAACCATTGATCGGATCATGTGCAGAGGTTTGGTCCGTCACGATATCAGGGTGCACGCCGCGCTTTACCAACTCAGGGAAAATATCAGCGGCATTGCCGAGCAAGCCGACTGATTTAGCCTCGCCCGCAGCGGTCCAACGTTCGATCATTTCCAGCGCTTCATCCAGCGTTTCGGCCTTTTCATCGACATATTTCGTGCGCAAGCGGAAATCGATGCTCTCGGGATTACACTCCACAGCGAGGCAGCAAGCACCCGCCATCACAGCCGCCAAAGGCTGTGCGCCGCCCATGCCGCCAAGGCCACCCGTCAAAATCCATTTACCTTTGAGCGAGCCATCATAATGCTGACGACCTGCTTCAACAAAGGTCTCGTAGGTGCCTTGAACAATACCCTGCGAGCCGATGTAAATCCAACTGCCAGCGGTCATTTGACCGTACATGGCGAGTCCCTTTTTATCGAGTTCGTTGAAGTGATCCCAAGTCGCCCAATGGGGCACGAGGTTGGAGTTGGCGATCAAAACGCGCGGTGCGTCTTTGTGTGTCTGGAACACGCCGACTGGTTTGCCCGACTGAACCAGCAGGGTCTGGTCTTCTTCCAGATTACGCAGGGAGGCGACGATCATGTCGAAGTCTTTCCAAGTGCGCGCAGCGCGGCCGATGCCGCCGTAAACCACCAATTCGTGCGGATTTTCAGCCACATCAGGGTGCAGGTTGTTCATCAGCATGCGCAGCGGCGCTTCGGTCAGCCAGCTTTTGGCGGTCAATTCGTTTCCGGTTGCGGGAAAGATGTCACGGGTGTTCTTGCGAGGATCGCTCATGATGTGCCTTTCAGGGAGGGGGCCAATACGGCCAGTTGTGTCAGGATGGATGTGAGGTGCGGTCGCAGAACTGCGGCTTTGTTGTCGTCAAAGGTCCACGGGCTTGTCTCGGCGGTCAGGTAGGTGCTCTGTGCGAGTTCCATCTGGATTGCGTGCATGCCTTTGTCTGGTTGGCCGTAGTGGCGTGTTGTCCAACCGCCTTTGAAACGGCCGTTGGTGATCGAGGTATAGCCGGACGCCGCGTTGCAGACCGTTTGCGCTGCTATTTCAATTCCAGAAGCGCAGGTGGTGCCCATGTTTGTGCCAATGTTGAAGTCGGGCAGAGTGCCGTCAAACAGGAACGGAATGCCCGAACGGATGGAATGACAATCATACAAAATCGCGACACCGTGCACATCACGCACGCGCTCAAGTTCGGCCTGCAATGCGGCGTGATAGGGCGTGTGATAGGCGGCTTGGCGCGCTTTCACCGCCGCCTCATCGGGGGGATTGATCCAAATGTCATGGCCGTCAAAATCTGTCAGCGGCACAAGGCCAGTGGTGTTTTGGCCGGGATAAAGGGACACGCCCGACGGGTCGCGGTTGGCGTCAATGACGTAGCGGTGGAAGGTGGCGCGGACCGTAGAGGCCCCCGCCAGCACGCCATCATAAAGCGTATGAATGTGCCAGTCTGTGTCATCCAATCTTCGCCCGCGCGGGTTCAAATCGGCCATGATGTCATCTGGCACATACGTACCCGTGTGGGGCAGGCCCAGAACAATTGGGCTATCACCCTGAAAGACGTCTACAGGTGTCACGCATCAAACTCCGGCATGTCGATGGCGGCGGCGGTAACGATTTCACCGCTGGCGATCATGCGCGTCGCACGCTCAAGATCCGGCGCTAGGTAGCGGTCTTCACCCAAAGTCGCCACGTCCTGACGCACGCGGGTTACAACGCGTTGCAAGGTGTCGCTGGTAGTCAGAGGAGCGCGGAAATCAATGCCTTGTGCACCGCACAGTAATTCAACCCCCAGAATACAGTTCAGGTTGTCGATCATCGGCCCAAGGCGGCGTGCACCGTGAGCGGCCATGCTGACGTGGTCCTCTTGGTTGGCCGATGTGGGCGTGCTGTCCGTCACACAGGGGTTCGCCAGATGTTTGTTCTCGCTCATCAAAGCGGCGGTGGTGACTTCGGCAATCATGTAACCACTGTTCAAACCCGGATTGGGAGTCAGGAACGGCGGTAGGTTAAAGCTGAGGACCGGGTCAACAATCAGCGCCACACGGCGTTGCGCAATCGCGCCGATTTCGGCAATGGCCAGCGCGATCATATCGGCGGCAAAGCCAACGGGCTCGGCGTGAAAGTTGCCGCCAGACACGATCAGATCAGCACCGACCAGCACCAACGGGTTGTCCGTGGCGGCGTTGGCCTCAACCTCTAACGTGCGGGCCGCCATACGCAACACATCCATTGCGGCACCTGTCACCTGGGGCTGACAGCGGATGCAATAGGGGTCTTGGACGCGCGCATCATCGACAACATGGCTGTCACGGATTTCAGATCCTGCGAGCAAAGCGCGCATGGTTTCGCCCGCCTCGATCTGGCCGCGGTGGCCACGCAGGGCATGGATTTCGGGCTGAAGCGGAGCGGTGGAGCCCATGATCGCATCAGTGGAGAGAGCCGAAGTGACAAGCGCGGAATGTGCACCGCGCCATGCACCAAACAGACCGGCAAGGGCGAAGGCGGTAGAAAACTGTGTGCCGTTGATAAGCGCAAGGCCTTCCTTCGGACCAAGTTCTACAGGCGTCAGGCCTGCGGCGGCCAGCGCCTTATCCCCGGACATGACTTTGCCACCGAATTCTGCTTCGCCGTGACCCATCATAGCAGCGGCCATATGAGCAAGCGGGGCCAGATCGCCAGAGGCGCCAACGGAGCCTTGGGCGGGGATGACAGGCGTTACGCCCTTATCCAGCATGGCCTCAATCAGATCGACAATTTCGAGCCGCACACCGGAAGCGCCGCGCCCGAGGCTGAGGAGCTTAAGCGCCATCAACAGGCGCGCATGGCCGCGCGGGATCGCAGGGCCAACGCCACAACAATGGGACAGGATCAGATTGCGCTGCAGAGCGGCAGTGTCCTTCGCCTCAATCTTGACCGACGCAAGTTTGCCGAAACCAGTGTTTACACCGTAAACGGCATCCGTTCCAGCGACCGCTTTGGCTATCCGCGCATGGGCCAGTTCGATTGCGGGGCGGCAGGCGGGATCAAGCCGTACAGAAGCTTCTTCGCGGAAAATTTTCTCCAGATCAGCCAAAGTTACAGCGCCGGGAGTGAGAGTTAATACGGTCATGACGTGGCTCCGAAAATACGGGTGTGAAGGGGGTTAAAGCCGATGCGATAGGCAAGTTCGGCAGGGTGTTTGATGTCCCAAACTGCAAGTTCGACGCGCATGCCTGCCTTGATTATCCCGACGTCTTTGAGGCCAAGGGCGCGTGCGGCATTTTGCGTGGCACCGCGCAAGACTTCTTCCGGGGTCATGCGGAACAGGGTGCACCCCATGTTCAGCGCCAGCAGCAGCGAATTGAGCGGCGAGGAACCCGGATTAACATCGGTGGCGATTGCCATGGGAACACCGTGTTTGCGCAGCAGGGCAATGGGTGGTGCTTGTGTTTCGCGGATGGTGTAGAAGGCACCGGGCAAGATGACGGCGGTGGTGCCCGCGTCTGCCAAGGCCTTGACGCCATCCTCATCAAGATATTCGATATGGTCAGCAGACAATGCGCCGTAGCTTGCGGCAAGCTTAGCACCGCCAAGGTTGGACAGTTGTTCAGCGTGCAGTTTGACAGGCAGGCCAAGTTCGACAGCCACATCAAACACTCGTGCGATCTGGGTTGTATCAAATGCAATGCCTTCACAGAACCCGTCGACGACATCAACCAGCCCTTCAGCGTGAGCGGCACGTAGGGCAGGGATGCATACCTCATCGATATATACATCGTCTCGGCCTTCATATTCGGCCGGGGTTGCATGGGCACCAAGGAAGGTGGTTTTGACGCGGATAGGGCGGTTTGCCATGACTGCACGGGCAACCCGCAGCATCCGCAATTCAGTCTCTGTATCGAGGCCATAGCCGGATTTGATCTCAATCGTGGTCACGCCTTCAGCGATCAGCACATCAACACGGCGCAGGGCATCTTGAAGCAGTTGGTCTTCTGTGGCGTTGCGGGTGGCTGTCACGGTCGAAACAATGCCACCACCAGCGCGCGCAACCTCTTCGTAGCTCGCCCCATTCAGGCGCATTTCGAATTCTACCGCGCGATCACCACCATGCACGATGTGCGTGTGGCAATCGATCAAACCTGGGGTTAGGAGGCGACCACCAAGGCTGGTACGGTCCAGGGATATATACATGTCGGGCAAGGACGCAGCGGGACCGACCCATTCAATCACCCCGTCCATCACAGCAATGGCTGCGTCTTTGATCAAGCCGTAGGGCGCATCCGATTCGCCCATCGTCGCTGCGTTCAAATCAACAAAAAGGGTGTTCTTGTTAGTCATGGTAGTCCACCGATGATCAAAATTTTCGCTTTTCTAGTACGCGCTAGTGTGCTTTATGTCTATACATAAAAACGAGGATCTCCAAATGATTTTTGCAAAGCAAGCCAAACTTTCTACCGGATGGGCGTCCAATGTGCGTGTGACGCATGCGGACGGACGCATCACTGATATCGCGCCAAACCAAACGCCGGACGCGCATGACACCTGCGTTGACACCCTGTTGCCAGCCCTTGCAAACCTGCACAGCCACAGTTTTCAGCGGGCGATGGCGGGGATGACCGAATACCGGATGGCAGGCAAAGACAGCTTTTGGACGTGGCGCGATTTGATGTACCGGTTCACCGCTAACCTGACGCCCGAACATATCGAAGCGATCGCAGCTTTTGTGTTCTTGGAGATGCAAGAAGCGGGCTATGCCAGCGTCGGCGAATTCCATTATCTGCATCATCAGGCCGGTGGTGCGACCTACGATGATCTGGGAGAGCTTTCGTCACGCATCGCCACCGCAGCTGCAAAGACCGGGATCGGTCTCACACATTTGCCAGTGCTTTATACCTACGGTGGCGCGGGGCAAATGCCGCTTGAGGCAGGACAGGCGCGCTTTGGCAATTCAGTGGACCGGTTCAATGATCTTGTCGCTCGGGCGCGGGATGTCGTGGCGCACTTGCCAGCCGATTGCCAAGTCGGGATTGCGCCGCATTCGCTGCGGGCCACATCGCCCGATGATCTGAAGGCAGTGCTTGCCGCCCATACCGCAGGCCCCGTTCACATCCACATCGCAGAGCAACCCAAAGAAGTCGCCGACATCTCGGCGTGGTTGGGCGCGCGACCCGTAGAATGGTTGCTGGCTAATGCGGACGTGACAACAAACTGGTGCCTGATCCATGCCACCCACATGACAGCTGATGAAACTACAAAGATGGCAAAGTCCGGAGCAGTGGCTGGCCTTTGCCCCGTGACCGAGGCAAACTTGGGCGACGGTCCGTTCAATGGCCCCGGCTATTTGGAAGCGGGCGGCGCGTTCGGCGTTGGGTCGGATTCAAACGTTCTGGTCTCACTGACCGAAGAGTTGCGTACGTTGGAATATTCTCAACGCCTACGCGATGTGGCGCGCAACGTTATGGTTGTGGGCGAAGGATCCGTTGGGGACACGATTTACACGGGTGCTGCTAAGGGTGGCGCACAGGCGCTTGGGCGCGGCGCGGGTGAAATTGCCGTGGGCGAGCTGGCCGATGTTGTGGCGATTGACAGCGCCGCACCGTCGATGTGCGCGCTGCGTCAGGATCAGATCCTGGACGGCTTGGTGTTTGCAGCCAAAGACGATGTCGTTACCGACGTTTGGTCAGCAGGACGTCATGCCGTACAATCGGGTCGCCACGTCAAACGCGACGACATTGTCGCGGCTTACAAATTGGCGATGCAAAGCTTGATGGCATCTTTGTGATCTAGGTAGTCCAGTCGTATTTCCAAAACGGCGTCGTCCTCGTCCAGATGTAGGGCGGCGTCATTGCTGTCGATGAACATCGTGTCGCCCTCAGCCGTATGGACCGCGTTGATTTCCGGAGCGCCGGCCAGAACGTGAAAGGCCAGCAGCCCATGTTCAGGTCGGGCAACCAACCCTTTGAATGGGTCACGTCGTGTTGTGACGGAGCCGTCGCAAAGCATTGGATCAAACATCAAATTCAGATCAGTCAATGGGCCGTCGGTGAGGCTGGATTGGACTTTCAGCGCACCGTCAAAGTGTACGGGCTGCCACATACGGGCTGTTATGGTGTGGGTCGGGGCCTGCAATTCCATCGCGCCGCCAGACACCACCGTCAGAACGCGCGTCATGCCAGCAAAGTCTGAAAATGGCCCGTCCTGTGCAACGTCAGCCCGACTGATCGTCCAGGCAGCGCGATCAGCCAAAAGGCCTTTGGCAATACTGCGGGTGATTCCGCCCCCGTTTTTCCAAGGGACATCAACCAGTTCATTTCGCTTAAGGACATGCATGTTTGAATCTTTCCCAATTTTGAATCACGCGACTTGACCGACGTAATGATGGGTTTTATCTGATGTGCTAAATCATAATAAGTCTATACATAAAATCAAAGGATAACCCATGATGAGAACCCGTGCCGCCGTTGCTGTTGCTGCAGGTCAACCGCTTGAGATCATGGAGGTCAATCTTGAAGGCCCTAAAGCGGGTGAGGTTTTGGTTGAAATCAAAGCCACCGGCCTGTGCCACACGGACGAGTTCACGCGCTCCGGCGATGACCCAGAAGGCATCTTTCCTGCGATCCTCGGCCATGAGGGCGCGGGCGTTGTGATTGAAGTCGGCGAAGGCGTCACAAGCCTTGAGGTCGGGGATCACGTGATCCCGCTTTACACGCCCGAATGCCGTGAATGTGAGTATTGCCTGAACCCCAAAACCAACCTCTGTCAATCAATCCGCAGCACACAGGGCGCTGGTCTATTACCCGATGGTTCAACGCGGTTTTCAATGCTGGATGGCACGCCGATCCACCACTATATGGGTTGTTCGACCTTCGCCAACCACACTGTTGTGCCAGAAATCGCACTGGCGAAAGTTCGCAAAGACGCGCCGTTTGACAAGATTTGCTACATCGGCTGTGGCGTGACGACGGGTATCGGTGCGGTGATCAACACGGCCAAGGTTGAGATTGGGTCAACAGGCATTGTGTTCGGTCTTGGCGGCATTGGTTTGAACGTCATCCAAGGCTTGCGTTTGGCGGGGGCCGACCAGATCGTTGGCGTGGATCTAAACGACGACAAGGCCGTGATGGCCAAGCACTTTGGCATGACCGACTTTGTGAACCCGTCCAAGATTGACGGCGACATTGTCGCGCACCTGGTTGAACTGACGGGCGGCGGCGCGGACTACACGTTTGATGCCACGGGCAACGTCAACGTCATGCGCCAAGCGCTGGAATCAGCGCACAAGGGCTGGGGCGAAAGCATCATCATCGGCGTCGCGGGAGCAGGACAGGAGATTTCCACCCGTCCGTTCCAACTGGTCACTGGCCGCAGCTGGCGCGGCACGGCGTTTGGCGGTGCAAGCGGACGGACGGACGTTCCGAAGATCGTGGATTGGTACATGGACGGTAAGATCGAGATTGACCCAATGATCACCCACCTGCTGAAGCTGGAAGACATCAACCACGGGTTTGATTTGATGCACGAAGGCCAATCTATCCGCGCTGTCGTTGAGTTCTGAAGTCCAGACCCTCGGGTTAATATCTAATCATTAGTCCCCCGCGCGCCAGTAACAGCAGGCGCGCGGGGGACTAATGTTTTTCGGATACGACAGTTGTGGACTGATCGCCCAGTTTGCTCTCAATGTACTTCAGGAAATCCCAGATCGTCCGGTGCAAGCGGACCGCCAGGAAAGAGCCGTGTCATTTGCACCTGTTGCAAGGGTATTGCCAAGTTGTTGCTGGCCCATTGTGAAACATTGGCAACCGTTGGATCATGCCGCCATTTCGGCGGTGTAATCGGACCAGAGGTTGAACGCATCAGTGCGGGCGTGGCGGTATGAGGTTGCGTTCAGTTGATAGCGGCGCGGTCGGAAGATCAGGTTGATCTGGTCATGTGCTGACAGAAACCTTTGAGCCTGCCGGTGGGATTTGAATCGGCCAAATATTTTCTCTCGTTTACGCGTCGGCCTGTGCGACACTTCGATCGCATTGTTCAAACCCTTGTGGGCGCGATGATCCGCGCCCGGTGCCAGTTTACTGATGGGCTGGATGTAACTGCGCAACTTGTCGGTGATCACGACCCGTGGTTCGCCGAACAGGGTGATCAATCTTTGGAAGAACCGCTTTGCGGCCTTTGCGTTTCGGCGTGTTTGCACGAGAATATCGAGCACGTCGCCATTTGCGTCGATCGCGCGCCACAACCAATGTTTCTTGCCACGGATTGTAATAACGACTTCGTCAAGATGCCATTTGTCGTTCGGTTGCGGTCGATCCCGGCGGATGCAGTTTACGAAATGTTGCCCAAAGCGATTGACCCATAGCCGGATCGCCTCACGGCTGACAACCACGCCCCGCGCTGCCAACAGGTCCTCGACATCCGCCGTGCTCAGTGCAAAGCGATGGTACGCCCAAACCGCGTAAGCAATGATCTCGCGGGGGTAGCGGAAGCCTTTCAGGCGCAGCATATGGGTCGGAATGTTCATGGGACCGACATAGCTTGATCAAACCCGGCCAACAACTTGGCAATACCCTTTGAGGACCTCGTCACAGGGACAGCCCTCACAGGTCCCTTTGCGGGGGAGTACGGAGAACCAGACATCGCGTTGGTTCTGCAGGTCCTGACAAGACCAACCTAGTCCGAGCAGGCGTCAGGGATGGGCTTAGTCCCTGCTCTTCCTTGGCGCTGCTCACAAAATCCAACCCACAACCCACAACCAGGGCAATTGCCCCAGAAAGGAGACGTCATGTCGCCACAGATCAAATACGCCTACAAGACCCACAACACCTGGATTTACCGCAGAACCTACCCCAAGGCGCTGCAGCCTGTCCTCGGCACTGCCCTCAAGCAATCCCTCAAGACAGGGGATGCAACCCAAGCCAAGGCCCGTGTGGCTGAGCTGAACCAAACCTTTGCCAAAGTGGTGGCTGAGGCGCAGGACAGTATGCCAATGCAGGGTGATGCTCTTGGTTCCTCTCCCTCTGAGACTTCTAGCGTTCTTCTCACTGCTGCCCAAGCTCCTCGACTGGGGGTTGCTCGCCCTCGTTATCAGCGGGTGCGTCTTGTGGGGGATGGGCTGGTAGCGGAGTTGGCTCAAGCTTACCTCACAGAAGCCTCTCAGCGCCTACGTCCCGGCAGTTACAAGTCGGTGCGCTTTGCGCTGTCACTGCTGACCTCGCATCTGGGGGGTGAGCAGGTGGGAGCGCTGACCCAAGCACAGGGCAAAGAGGCACTCGGCTACATTACGCAGCTCTCTCCCAACGTGCGCAAGTACAGGGAGGGGAAGGGGGCCACCTTGGCGGAGCTTGCAACTCTCTCCCAAGAGCAAGAGACCACCACGCTGGCACCCCAGACCCAGGCGCGTATCCTCAAGCAAATGCAGCAGTTCCTTGACTGGTGCGTTGGAGAAGGGGAACTCCACTCCAACCCCTGGGAAGCCCTTAAGGTCAAAGACAGGCCAGAGGTACATCCCCACGGGATGCTGAGTGATGTGCAGGTGAGCCTCCTACTCAGTGCCAAGGACAGGGTGCTGCACAACGCGCTTCTCTTCGGCCTACTCACAGGTATGCGCTCAGGGGAGATCTGCGGGCTCATGGCTGAGGATGTTACATCCAAGAGCAACCTTGGTCGCTTCATCAGCATCAGGCCCAACCGGGTGCGGTTACTGAAGTCCAAGGCAGCAGAGCGCGAGGTGCCGCTGCATGGTATCCTTGAGAACCTGCTGGATACCACCTTGCCAATCTCAGGCAGGCTCTTCCCGCAGCTCAGTGTGGACAGGGTGGTGAAGCGCTACGCCTACCTGCGCAGACGTCATCCAGAGCTCAGAGGCACGGTGTTCCACTCCACACGCAAGTGGTTCATCACCCAGTGTGAGCGCACAGGTGTTCCCGAGCACTTCACTGCAAGTCTGGTGGGGCATCACTCCGCGAGGTCGGCGAATAAGCTCACCTATGGGCTCTACTCGGCGGGGATCAGTGATGGGCAGAAGCGGGAGATACTGGATGGGGTGAGGCTATTTGACTTTGAGAGGCATCACCCGCATTAAAATAGCCAGTGAATAAGTTTCGTCTAGGTTCTCCAAGTGAGGGGTTGGGCGCAACTATTTGAGGC
This genomic window from Lentibacter algarum contains:
- a CDS encoding S-(hydroxymethyl)glutathione dehydrogenase/class III alcohol dehydrogenase, which gives rise to MRTRAAVAVAAGQPLEIMEVNLEGPKAGEVLVEIKATGLCHTDEFTRSGDDPEGIFPAILGHEGAGVVIEVGEGVTSLEVGDHVIPLYTPECRECEYCLNPKTNLCQSIRSTQGAGLLPDGSTRFSMLDGTPIHHYMGCSTFANHTVVPEIALAKVRKDAPFDKICYIGCGVTTGIGAVINTAKVEIGSTGIVFGLGGIGLNVIQGLRLAGADQIVGVDLNDDKAVMAKHFGMTDFVNPSKIDGDIVAHLVELTGGGADYTFDATGNVNVMRQALESAHKGWGESIIIGVAGAGQEISTRPFQLVTGRSWRGTAFGGASGRTDVPKIVDWYMDGKIEIDPMITHLLKLEDINHGFDLMHEGQSIRAVVEF
- a CDS encoding IS6 family transposase translates to MNIPTHMLRLKGFRYPREIIAYAVWAYHRFALSTADVEDLLAARGVVVSREAIRLWVNRFGQHFVNCIRRDRPQPNDKWHLDEVVITIRGKKHWLWRAIDANGDVLDILVQTRRNAKAAKRFFQRLITLFGEPRVVITDKLRSYIQPISKLAPGADHRAHKGLNNAIEVSHRPTRKREKIFGRFKSHRQAQRFLSAHDQINLIFRPRRYQLNATSYRHARTDAFNLWSDYTAEMAA
- a CDS encoding DUF6538 domain-containing protein; protein product: MSPQIKYAYKTHNTWIYRRTYPKALQPVLGTALKQSLKTGDATQAKARVAELNQTFAKVVAEAQDSMPMQGDALGSSPSETSSVLLTAAQAPRLGVARPRYQRVRLVGDGLVAELAQAYLTEASQRLRPGSYKSVRFALSLLTSHLGGEQVGALTQAQGKEALGYITQLSPNVRKYREGKGATLAELATLSQEQETTTLAPQTQARILKQMQQFLDWCVGEGELHSNPWEALKVKDRPEVHPHGMLSDVQVSLLLSAKDRVLHNALLFGLLTGMRSGEICGLMAEDVTSKSNLGRFISIRPNRVRLLKSKAAEREVPLHGILENLLDTTLPISGRLFPQLSVDRVVKRYAYLRRRHPELRGTVFHSTRKWFITQCERTGVPEHFTASLVGHHSARSANKLTYGLYSAGISDGQKREILDGVRLFDFERHHPH